One part of the Dysidea avara chromosome 10, odDysAvar1.4, whole genome shotgun sequence genome encodes these proteins:
- the LOC136269406 gene encoding uncharacterized protein isoform X3: MNNSSHLWGEIDEDCQYVTNAIPLMIAPAAHVTCHVPTVEVPTSDKPPSEKARQVVSGGPNIILHILQLQRHVADMRQMIVEAHSKMDMSFGEVELPQTIKRPTRYSKGTDQSNQLDSCGPRKRLKLQEVELSPASLQAQLRRGVATVCVLVGYENSSNRALDILCSVLAEFLKKFCTLLRFNSDNKESLPAAQYFVRSHHYQFIDNLFDHTSQSYHGLLKDAVERSLLDCGIGGREAIHQYWQKEVCGRARQLSHKADNLQQEYQQLMEPTVAGPERSAIVDTLLPPLSVTTTMPDDSSQSQEEELSLDAIPTQPAVAMEVPDTPFKSPEFGAAFSQFTDHDTDMSIVMRAVNLPKKRTFSSVTM, translated from the exons ATGAACAACAGTAGCCATCTGTGGGGAGAAATTGATGAGGACTGTCAATATGTCACTAATGCTATCCCGCTAATGATAGCACCTGCTGCTCATGTGACTTGTCATGTTCCAACGGTGGAGGTCCCCACATCTGACAAACCTCCCTCCGA GAAGGCAAGGCAAGTAGTGTCAGGAGGACCTAACATTATTCTACACATCTTACAACTGCAACGTCATGTCGCTGACATGAGACAGATGATAGTTGAGGCACACAGCAAAATGGATATGTCT TTTGGTGAGGTAGAGTTACCTCAGACTATTAAGAGGCCAACAAGATATAGCAAAGGAACCGACCAGTCAAATCAGCTGGATAGCTGTGGTCCCCGCAAAAGACTAAAACTTCAAGAGGTTGAACTGTCTCCTGCATCCCTGCAAGCACAGCTACGAAGGGGTGTGGCTACTGTCTGTGTGCTTGTTGGATATGAGA ACAGCAGTAATCGTGCCCTGGACATATTGTGCTCTGTTCTTGCTGAGTTTTTAAAGAAGTTTTGTACCCTACTTCGATTTAATTCTGATAATAAGGAGTCTCTTCCTGCTGCTCAG TATTTTGTCAGAAGTCACCATTATCAGTTTATTGACAATTTATTTGACCATACATCACAAAGCTATCATGGTTTGTTAAAGGATGCAGTAGAGCGGTCACTACTTGACTGTGGTATTGGGGGGAGAGAAGCCATACATCAGTACTGGCAGAAGGAGGTGTGTGGTAGAGCCAGACAACTGAGCCACAAAGCTGACAACTTACAACAGGAGTACCAGCAATTGATG GAACCTACAGTGGCTGGACCAGAGAGATCTGCTATAGTTGATACCCTACTCCCTCCACTG AGTGTTACGACTACCATGCCGGATGATTCTAGCCAATCACAAGAAGAAGAATTATCACTTGATGCTATACCAACACAGCCGGCTGTTGCCATGGAAGTGCCGGACACTCCA TTCAAGAGCCCAGAATTTGGTG CAGCATTTAGCCAGTTCACAGATCATGATACTGACATGTCAATAGTTATGAGAGCTGTCAACTTACCTAAGAAAAG GACGTTTAGCAGTGTAACTATGTGA
- the LOC136269406 gene encoding uncharacterized protein isoform X2, translating into MNNSSHLWGEIDEDCQYVTNAIPLMIAPAAHVTCHVPTVEVPTSDKPPSEKARQVVSGGPNIILHILQLQRHVADMRQMIVEAHSKMDMSQFGEVELPQTIKRPTRYSKGTDQSNQLDSCGPRKRLKLQEVELSPASLQAQLRRGVATVCVLVGYENSSNRALDILCSVLAEFLKKFCTLLRFNSDNKESLPAAQYFVRSHHYQFIDNLFDHTSQSYHGLLKDAVERSLLDCGIGGREAIHQYWQKEVCGRARQLSHKADNLQQEYQQLMEPTVAGPERSAIVDTLLPPLSVTTTMPDDSSQSQEEELSLDAIPTQPAVAMEVPDTPFKSPEFGAFSQFTDHDTDMSIVMRAVNLPKKRTFSSVTM; encoded by the exons ATGAACAACAGTAGCCATCTGTGGGGAGAAATTGATGAGGACTGTCAATATGTCACTAATGCTATCCCGCTAATGATAGCACCTGCTGCTCATGTGACTTGTCATGTTCCAACGGTGGAGGTCCCCACATCTGACAAACCTCCCTCCGA GAAGGCAAGGCAAGTAGTGTCAGGAGGACCTAACATTATTCTACACATCTTACAACTGCAACGTCATGTCGCTGACATGAGACAGATGATAGTTGAGGCACACAGCAAAATGGATATGTCT CAGTTTGGTGAGGTAGAGTTACCTCAGACTATTAAGAGGCCAACAAGATATAGCAAAGGAACCGACCAGTCAAATCAGCTGGATAGCTGTGGTCCCCGCAAAAGACTAAAACTTCAAGAGGTTGAACTGTCTCCTGCATCCCTGCAAGCACAGCTACGAAGGGGTGTGGCTACTGTCTGTGTGCTTGTTGGATATGAGA ACAGCAGTAATCGTGCCCTGGACATATTGTGCTCTGTTCTTGCTGAGTTTTTAAAGAAGTTTTGTACCCTACTTCGATTTAATTCTGATAATAAGGAGTCTCTTCCTGCTGCTCAG TATTTTGTCAGAAGTCACCATTATCAGTTTATTGACAATTTATTTGACCATACATCACAAAGCTATCATGGTTTGTTAAAGGATGCAGTAGAGCGGTCACTACTTGACTGTGGTATTGGGGGGAGAGAAGCCATACATCAGTACTGGCAGAAGGAGGTGTGTGGTAGAGCCAGACAACTGAGCCACAAAGCTGACAACTTACAACAGGAGTACCAGCAATTGATG GAACCTACAGTGGCTGGACCAGAGAGATCTGCTATAGTTGATACCCTACTCCCTCCACTG AGTGTTACGACTACCATGCCGGATGATTCTAGCCAATCACAAGAAGAAGAATTATCACTTGATGCTATACCAACACAGCCGGCTGTTGCCATGGAAGTGCCGGACACTCCA TTCAAGAGCCCAGAATTTGGTG CATTTAGCCAGTTCACAGATCATGATACTGACATGTCAATAGTTATGAGAGCTGTCAACTTACCTAAGAAAAG GACGTTTAGCAGTGTAACTATGTGA
- the LOC136269406 gene encoding uncharacterized protein isoform X7 yields MRQMIVEAHSKMDMSQFGEVELPQTIKRPTRYSKGTDQSNQLDSCGPRKRLKLQEVELSPASLQAQLRRGVATVCVLVGYENSSNRALDILCSVLAEFLKKFCTLLRFNSDNKESLPAAQYFVRSHHYQFIDNLFDHTSQSYHGLLKDAVERSLLDCGIGGREAIHQYWQKEVCGRARQLSHKADNLQQEYQQLMEPTVAGPERSAIVDTLLPPLSVTTTMPDDSSQSQEEELSLDAIPTQPAVAMEVPDTPFKSPEFGAAFSQFTDHDTDMSIVMRAVNLPKKRTFSSVTM; encoded by the exons ATGAGACAGATGATAGTTGAGGCACACAGCAAAATGGATATGTCT CAGTTTGGTGAGGTAGAGTTACCTCAGACTATTAAGAGGCCAACAAGATATAGCAAAGGAACCGACCAGTCAAATCAGCTGGATAGCTGTGGTCCCCGCAAAAGACTAAAACTTCAAGAGGTTGAACTGTCTCCTGCATCCCTGCAAGCACAGCTACGAAGGGGTGTGGCTACTGTCTGTGTGCTTGTTGGATATGAGA ACAGCAGTAATCGTGCCCTGGACATATTGTGCTCTGTTCTTGCTGAGTTTTTAAAGAAGTTTTGTACCCTACTTCGATTTAATTCTGATAATAAGGAGTCTCTTCCTGCTGCTCAG TATTTTGTCAGAAGTCACCATTATCAGTTTATTGACAATTTATTTGACCATACATCACAAAGCTATCATGGTTTGTTAAAGGATGCAGTAGAGCGGTCACTACTTGACTGTGGTATTGGGGGGAGAGAAGCCATACATCAGTACTGGCAGAAGGAGGTGTGTGGTAGAGCCAGACAACTGAGCCACAAAGCTGACAACTTACAACAGGAGTACCAGCAATTGATG GAACCTACAGTGGCTGGACCAGAGAGATCTGCTATAGTTGATACCCTACTCCCTCCACTG AGTGTTACGACTACCATGCCGGATGATTCTAGCCAATCACAAGAAGAAGAATTATCACTTGATGCTATACCAACACAGCCGGCTGTTGCCATGGAAGTGCCGGACACTCCA TTCAAGAGCCCAGAATTTGGTG CAGCATTTAGCCAGTTCACAGATCATGATACTGACATGTCAATAGTTATGAGAGCTGTCAACTTACCTAAGAAAAG GACGTTTAGCAGTGTAACTATGTGA
- the LOC136269406 gene encoding uncharacterized protein isoform X5, which yields MNNSSHLWGEIDEDCQYVTNAIPLMIAPAAHVTCHVPTVEVPTSDKPPSEKARQVVSGGPNIILHILQLQRHVADMRQMIVEAHSKMDMSQFGEVELPQTIKRPTRYSKGTDQSNQLDSCGPRKRLKLQEVELSPASLQAQLRRGVATVCVLVGYENSSNRALDILCSVLAEFLKKFCTLLRFNSDNKESLPAAQYFVRSHHYQFIDNLFDHTSQSYHGLLKDAVERSLLDCGIGGREAIHQYWQKEVCGRARQLSHKADNLQQEYQQLMEPTVAGPERSAIVDTLLPPLSVTTTMPDDSSQSQEEELSLDAIPTQPAVAMEVPDTPFKSPEFAFSQFTDHDTDMSIVMRAVNLPKKRTFSSVTM from the exons ATGAACAACAGTAGCCATCTGTGGGGAGAAATTGATGAGGACTGTCAATATGTCACTAATGCTATCCCGCTAATGATAGCACCTGCTGCTCATGTGACTTGTCATGTTCCAACGGTGGAGGTCCCCACATCTGACAAACCTCCCTCCGA GAAGGCAAGGCAAGTAGTGTCAGGAGGACCTAACATTATTCTACACATCTTACAACTGCAACGTCATGTCGCTGACATGAGACAGATGATAGTTGAGGCACACAGCAAAATGGATATGTCT CAGTTTGGTGAGGTAGAGTTACCTCAGACTATTAAGAGGCCAACAAGATATAGCAAAGGAACCGACCAGTCAAATCAGCTGGATAGCTGTGGTCCCCGCAAAAGACTAAAACTTCAAGAGGTTGAACTGTCTCCTGCATCCCTGCAAGCACAGCTACGAAGGGGTGTGGCTACTGTCTGTGTGCTTGTTGGATATGAGA ACAGCAGTAATCGTGCCCTGGACATATTGTGCTCTGTTCTTGCTGAGTTTTTAAAGAAGTTTTGTACCCTACTTCGATTTAATTCTGATAATAAGGAGTCTCTTCCTGCTGCTCAG TATTTTGTCAGAAGTCACCATTATCAGTTTATTGACAATTTATTTGACCATACATCACAAAGCTATCATGGTTTGTTAAAGGATGCAGTAGAGCGGTCACTACTTGACTGTGGTATTGGGGGGAGAGAAGCCATACATCAGTACTGGCAGAAGGAGGTGTGTGGTAGAGCCAGACAACTGAGCCACAAAGCTGACAACTTACAACAGGAGTACCAGCAATTGATG GAACCTACAGTGGCTGGACCAGAGAGATCTGCTATAGTTGATACCCTACTCCCTCCACTG AGTGTTACGACTACCATGCCGGATGATTCTAGCCAATCACAAGAAGAAGAATTATCACTTGATGCTATACCAACACAGCCGGCTGTTGCCATGGAAGTGCCGGACACTCCA TTCAAGAGCCCAGAATTTG CATTTAGCCAGTTCACAGATCATGATACTGACATGTCAATAGTTATGAGAGCTGTCAACTTACCTAAGAAAAG GACGTTTAGCAGTGTAACTATGTGA
- the LOC136269406 gene encoding uncharacterized protein isoform X4 — protein MNNSSHLWGEIDEDCQYVTNAIPLMIAPAAHVTCHVPTVEVPTSDKPPSEKARQVVSGGPNIILHILQLQRHVADMRQMIVEAHSKMDMSQFGEVELPQTIKRPTRYSKGTDQSNQLDSCGPRKRLKLQEVELSPASLQAQLRRGVATVCVLVGYENSSNRALDILCSVLAEFLKKFCTLLRFNSDNKESLPAAQYFVRSHHYQFIDNLFDHTSQSYHGLLKDAVERSLLDCGIGGREAIHQYWQKEVCGRARQLSHKADNLQQEYQQLMEPTVAGPERSAIVDTLLPPLSVTTTMPDDSSQSQEEELSLDAIPTQPAVAMEVPDTPFKSPEFAAFSQFTDHDTDMSIVMRAVNLPKKRTFSSVTM, from the exons ATGAACAACAGTAGCCATCTGTGGGGAGAAATTGATGAGGACTGTCAATATGTCACTAATGCTATCCCGCTAATGATAGCACCTGCTGCTCATGTGACTTGTCATGTTCCAACGGTGGAGGTCCCCACATCTGACAAACCTCCCTCCGA GAAGGCAAGGCAAGTAGTGTCAGGAGGACCTAACATTATTCTACACATCTTACAACTGCAACGTCATGTCGCTGACATGAGACAGATGATAGTTGAGGCACACAGCAAAATGGATATGTCT CAGTTTGGTGAGGTAGAGTTACCTCAGACTATTAAGAGGCCAACAAGATATAGCAAAGGAACCGACCAGTCAAATCAGCTGGATAGCTGTGGTCCCCGCAAAAGACTAAAACTTCAAGAGGTTGAACTGTCTCCTGCATCCCTGCAAGCACAGCTACGAAGGGGTGTGGCTACTGTCTGTGTGCTTGTTGGATATGAGA ACAGCAGTAATCGTGCCCTGGACATATTGTGCTCTGTTCTTGCTGAGTTTTTAAAGAAGTTTTGTACCCTACTTCGATTTAATTCTGATAATAAGGAGTCTCTTCCTGCTGCTCAG TATTTTGTCAGAAGTCACCATTATCAGTTTATTGACAATTTATTTGACCATACATCACAAAGCTATCATGGTTTGTTAAAGGATGCAGTAGAGCGGTCACTACTTGACTGTGGTATTGGGGGGAGAGAAGCCATACATCAGTACTGGCAGAAGGAGGTGTGTGGTAGAGCCAGACAACTGAGCCACAAAGCTGACAACTTACAACAGGAGTACCAGCAATTGATG GAACCTACAGTGGCTGGACCAGAGAGATCTGCTATAGTTGATACCCTACTCCCTCCACTG AGTGTTACGACTACCATGCCGGATGATTCTAGCCAATCACAAGAAGAAGAATTATCACTTGATGCTATACCAACACAGCCGGCTGTTGCCATGGAAGTGCCGGACACTCCA TTCAAGAGCCCAGAATTTG CAGCATTTAGCCAGTTCACAGATCATGATACTGACATGTCAATAGTTATGAGAGCTGTCAACTTACCTAAGAAAAG GACGTTTAGCAGTGTAACTATGTGA
- the LOC136269406 gene encoding uncharacterized protein isoform X6, with protein sequence MNNSSHLWGEIDEDCQYVTNAIPLMIAPAAHVTCHVPTVEVPTSDKPPSEKARQVVSGGPNIILHILQLQRHVADMRQMIVEAHSKMDMSQFGEVELPQTIKRPTRYSKGTDQSNQLDSCGPRKRLKLQEVELSPASLQAQLRRGVATVCVLVGYENSSNRALDILCSVLAEFLKKFCTLLRFNSDNKESLPAAQDAVERSLLDCGIGGREAIHQYWQKEVCGRARQLSHKADNLQQEYQQLMEPTVAGPERSAIVDTLLPPLSVTTTMPDDSSQSQEEELSLDAIPTQPAVAMEVPDTPFKSPEFGAAFSQFTDHDTDMSIVMRAVNLPKKRTFSSVTM encoded by the exons ATGAACAACAGTAGCCATCTGTGGGGAGAAATTGATGAGGACTGTCAATATGTCACTAATGCTATCCCGCTAATGATAGCACCTGCTGCTCATGTGACTTGTCATGTTCCAACGGTGGAGGTCCCCACATCTGACAAACCTCCCTCCGA GAAGGCAAGGCAAGTAGTGTCAGGAGGACCTAACATTATTCTACACATCTTACAACTGCAACGTCATGTCGCTGACATGAGACAGATGATAGTTGAGGCACACAGCAAAATGGATATGTCT CAGTTTGGTGAGGTAGAGTTACCTCAGACTATTAAGAGGCCAACAAGATATAGCAAAGGAACCGACCAGTCAAATCAGCTGGATAGCTGTGGTCCCCGCAAAAGACTAAAACTTCAAGAGGTTGAACTGTCTCCTGCATCCCTGCAAGCACAGCTACGAAGGGGTGTGGCTACTGTCTGTGTGCTTGTTGGATATGAGA ACAGCAGTAATCGTGCCCTGGACATATTGTGCTCTGTTCTTGCTGAGTTTTTAAAGAAGTTTTGTACCCTACTTCGATTTAATTCTGATAATAAGGAGTCTCTTCCTGCTGCTCAG GATGCAGTAGAGCGGTCACTACTTGACTGTGGTATTGGGGGGAGAGAAGCCATACATCAGTACTGGCAGAAGGAGGTGTGTGGTAGAGCCAGACAACTGAGCCACAAAGCTGACAACTTACAACAGGAGTACCAGCAATTGATG GAACCTACAGTGGCTGGACCAGAGAGATCTGCTATAGTTGATACCCTACTCCCTCCACTG AGTGTTACGACTACCATGCCGGATGATTCTAGCCAATCACAAGAAGAAGAATTATCACTTGATGCTATACCAACACAGCCGGCTGTTGCCATGGAAGTGCCGGACACTCCA TTCAAGAGCCCAGAATTTGGTG CAGCATTTAGCCAGTTCACAGATCATGATACTGACATGTCAATAGTTATGAGAGCTGTCAACTTACCTAAGAAAAG GACGTTTAGCAGTGTAACTATGTGA
- the LOC136269406 gene encoding uncharacterized protein isoform X1 encodes MNNSSHLWGEIDEDCQYVTNAIPLMIAPAAHVTCHVPTVEVPTSDKPPSEKARQVVSGGPNIILHILQLQRHVADMRQMIVEAHSKMDMSQFGEVELPQTIKRPTRYSKGTDQSNQLDSCGPRKRLKLQEVELSPASLQAQLRRGVATVCVLVGYENSSNRALDILCSVLAEFLKKFCTLLRFNSDNKESLPAAQYFVRSHHYQFIDNLFDHTSQSYHGLLKDAVERSLLDCGIGGREAIHQYWQKEVCGRARQLSHKADNLQQEYQQLMEPTVAGPERSAIVDTLLPPLSVTTTMPDDSSQSQEEELSLDAIPTQPAVAMEVPDTPFKSPEFGAAFSQFTDHDTDMSIVMRAVNLPKKRTFSSVTM; translated from the exons ATGAACAACAGTAGCCATCTGTGGGGAGAAATTGATGAGGACTGTCAATATGTCACTAATGCTATCCCGCTAATGATAGCACCTGCTGCTCATGTGACTTGTCATGTTCCAACGGTGGAGGTCCCCACATCTGACAAACCTCCCTCCGA GAAGGCAAGGCAAGTAGTGTCAGGAGGACCTAACATTATTCTACACATCTTACAACTGCAACGTCATGTCGCTGACATGAGACAGATGATAGTTGAGGCACACAGCAAAATGGATATGTCT CAGTTTGGTGAGGTAGAGTTACCTCAGACTATTAAGAGGCCAACAAGATATAGCAAAGGAACCGACCAGTCAAATCAGCTGGATAGCTGTGGTCCCCGCAAAAGACTAAAACTTCAAGAGGTTGAACTGTCTCCTGCATCCCTGCAAGCACAGCTACGAAGGGGTGTGGCTACTGTCTGTGTGCTTGTTGGATATGAGA ACAGCAGTAATCGTGCCCTGGACATATTGTGCTCTGTTCTTGCTGAGTTTTTAAAGAAGTTTTGTACCCTACTTCGATTTAATTCTGATAATAAGGAGTCTCTTCCTGCTGCTCAG TATTTTGTCAGAAGTCACCATTATCAGTTTATTGACAATTTATTTGACCATACATCACAAAGCTATCATGGTTTGTTAAAGGATGCAGTAGAGCGGTCACTACTTGACTGTGGTATTGGGGGGAGAGAAGCCATACATCAGTACTGGCAGAAGGAGGTGTGTGGTAGAGCCAGACAACTGAGCCACAAAGCTGACAACTTACAACAGGAGTACCAGCAATTGATG GAACCTACAGTGGCTGGACCAGAGAGATCTGCTATAGTTGATACCCTACTCCCTCCACTG AGTGTTACGACTACCATGCCGGATGATTCTAGCCAATCACAAGAAGAAGAATTATCACTTGATGCTATACCAACACAGCCGGCTGTTGCCATGGAAGTGCCGGACACTCCA TTCAAGAGCCCAGAATTTGGTG CAGCATTTAGCCAGTTCACAGATCATGATACTGACATGTCAATAGTTATGAGAGCTGTCAACTTACCTAAGAAAAG GACGTTTAGCAGTGTAACTATGTGA